The bacterium genome has a window encoding:
- a CDS encoding PKD domain-containing protein: MSRFFGTTIPCVAAILLVSSSAWAVGAAMAPTRTTGVAPLSVFFDAAGSTGADPVHELHYAWDFDDSGSGVWSTSGRSKNLATGPWASHVFDQAGTYRVRVTVTDPNGNQASTTRTINVSDPDAFYAGSATTCVSASGNFAGCPAGAVRLTENDFNVGASRRGTRKRVLFRRGDTFTSNGQVVINVPGPATIAAFGSGARPRVNSTQAGLFRLSGKTPLIDDWRIVDLDCHGSNLASSSLVNTGGTIKRVLIYRVSGTRYGAGFSIAHSVITYLGQPEMHDEVAIVDSSLFDLNGKGLYFATNHLTFQGNSVNDTSSHNLRIPHVDKGVISHNQMSAPGSGTSVIKLHAVTLGIPLSFPERESKHFIISHNQLTGDIWSVNLGPQNSITNEHVREGIVENNYFTSSSKTREQLHVWARSISVRNNIFNMNGGAAYSAIAISRRGIEPVPQDNRVYNNSCYTSATAAVACVSATSPAVNTTAINNLVYAPNASSSVAASVSGTMRNNLKASSNPFVSGSPSTPADFRLKAGSQAADVGGAISWRGLDFSGGARPTDGDNDGTAQWDIGAYELGGGGGTVPPPPTAPAAPFLLP; encoded by the coding sequence ATGAGCCGCTTTTTCGGTACCACGATCCCGTGTGTCGCCGCGATCCTGTTGGTGTCTTCATCCGCTTGGGCGGTTGGCGCCGCGATGGCACCAACTCGAACGACTGGTGTCGCGCCGCTCTCGGTCTTCTTCGACGCAGCAGGATCCACTGGGGCTGACCCGGTCCACGAGCTTCACTATGCCTGGGATTTCGACGATTCCGGTTCTGGAGTCTGGTCCACATCGGGCCGGTCCAAGAACCTCGCGACCGGCCCCTGGGCATCGCATGTCTTTGACCAAGCCGGGACGTACAGGGTGCGGGTGACGGTCACGGATCCGAACGGAAATCAGGCGTCGACCACCCGGACAATCAACGTCAGCGACCCCGATGCGTTTTACGCAGGGTCGGCCACGACCTGTGTCTCGGCGAGCGGCAACTTCGCCGGATGCCCGGCCGGTGCCGTGCGGCTGACGGAAAACGACTTCAATGTTGGCGCGAGCCGCCGAGGTACGCGGAAGAGGGTACTCTTCCGCCGCGGCGATACCTTCACGTCGAACGGCCAGGTCGTCATCAACGTTCCTGGTCCTGCCACGATCGCAGCCTTCGGCAGCGGCGCGAGGCCTCGCGTGAACAGCACTCAAGCAGGGCTCTTCCGCCTCTCGGGCAAGACGCCTCTGATCGACGATTGGCGAATCGTGGACCTCGACTGCCACGGGTCGAACCTGGCTTCCTCGAGTCTCGTCAATACCGGTGGCACGATCAAGCGCGTGCTGATCTACCGGGTGTCCGGAACCCGCTATGGTGCCGGATTCTCGATTGCCCATTCCGTGATCACCTACCTCGGCCAACCGGAGATGCACGACGAGGTGGCGATCGTCGACAGCTCGCTGTTCGACTTGAACGGCAAAGGCCTTTACTTCGCTACGAATCATCTGACGTTCCAGGGGAACTCCGTGAACGACACTTCAAGTCACAATCTGCGCATCCCACATGTCGACAAGGGCGTCATCTCCCACAACCAGATGTCGGCGCCTGGATCCGGCACGTCTGTGATCAAGCTTCACGCCGTCACTTTGGGCATTCCCCTTTCGTTCCCCGAGAGGGAATCCAAGCACTTCATCATCTCGCACAACCAGCTCACGGGCGATATCTGGTCGGTGAATCTCGGCCCTCAGAATTCTATCACCAACGAACATGTCCGAGAGGGGATCGTGGAGAACAACTACTTCACGTCTTCGTCGAAGACCAGGGAGCAACTCCATGTGTGGGCTCGGTCCATTTCCGTTCGCAATAACATCTTCAACATGAACGGCGGCGCCGCGTACTCCGCCATCGCGATCTCCCGACGGGGAATCGAACCTGTCCCCCAGGACAATCGGGTCTACAACAACTCTTGCTACACCTCCGCTACCGCCGCGGTCGCCTGCGTAAGCGCAACAAGCCCAGCCGTGAACACAACGGCTATCAACAACCTCGTTTACGCCCCCAACGCCTCTTCTTCCGTAGCGGCCTCCGTCTCGGGAACGATGCGCAACAACCTCAAGGCCTCCTCGAACCCCTTCGTTTCCGGTTCTCCAAGCACGCCAGCGGATTTCCGCCTCAAGGCCGGTAGTCAAGCGGCGGACGTGGGTGGAGCGATTTCGTGGCGTGGCCTGGATTTTTCCGGTGGCGCTCGCCCAACAGACGGCGACAACGACGGCACCGCCCAATGGGATATCGGAGCCTACGAGCTGGGAGGGGGAGGTGGCACCGTTCCGCCGCCGCCCACGGCGCCGGCCGCGCCTTTCCTCTTGCCCTGA
- a CDS encoding glycosyltransferase family 2 protein yields the protein MSPTNPILPLLAVSPVRNEAHTLERTIASMVAQTRRPMRWIIIDDGSTDRTAEIARAAAEEHEWIQLVRRADRGFRKLGDGVIEAFDEGVAAVDESWEYVAKIDADIEFPPDYLAVLMEYFGDDRKLGAASGKVFLATEDGEVENFMIDEMVAGQFKVYRREAFEAIGGFVREVMWDGIDFHRARMEGWKTRSIADPRLHITELRPMGASDRSIFRGRMRWGRGQWFMGSWMPYVVASGLFRMRERPYVIGGLLIVVGYFWAALRGDRRYDDMRFRQGLHRWQKERLRGFFRGRGVR from the coding sequence ATGAGTCCGACGAATCCGATCCTACCTCTCCTCGCGGTATCGCCCGTGCGCAACGAGGCGCACACCTTGGAGCGAACCATTGCGTCCATGGTGGCCCAGACTCGCCGCCCGATGCGATGGATCATCATCGATGACGGCTCCACGGATCGAACAGCTGAGATCGCCCGGGCCGCCGCCGAGGAGCACGAATGGATCCAGCTCGTCCGCCGAGCCGATCGCGGCTTCCGAAAGCTGGGAGATGGTGTCATCGAGGCATTCGACGAGGGAGTTGCGGCCGTCGATGAGTCTTGGGAATACGTGGCCAAGATCGATGCCGACATCGAGTTCCCGCCTGACTACTTGGCCGTGTTGATGGAGTACTTCGGGGACGACCGGAAGCTAGGTGCAGCCAGCGGAAAAGTCTTCCTTGCGACGGAAGACGGTGAAGTCGAGAACTTCATGATCGATGAGATGGTCGCGGGCCAGTTCAAGGTCTATCGCCGGGAGGCGTTCGAGGCGATCGGCGGATTCGTCCGGGAAGTCATGTGGGATGGAATCGATTTCCATCGGGCGCGCATGGAGGGCTGGAAGACGCGCAGCATCGCGGATCCGCGGTTGCACATCACGGAGCTTCGCCCGATGGGTGCTTCGGACCGAAGCATCTTCCGTGGCCGCATGCGTTGGGGCCGGGGCCAGTGGTTCATGGGCTCGTGGATGCCCTATGTGGTCGCGTCGGGCCTTTTCCGCATGCGCGAACGGCCCTACGTGATCGGTGGTCTTCTGATCGTCGTGGGCTACTTCTGGGCGGCTCTGCGCGGGGATCGGCGCTACGACGACATGCGTTTTCGGCAGGGCCTGCATCGCTGGCAGAAGGAGCGGTTGCGAGGCTTCTTCCGCGGTCGAGGTGTCCGCTAG
- a CDS encoding 4'-phosphopantetheinyl transferase superfamily protein: protein MIPTVWGQVKASARQPTHNLAPGEVHLWLMPEPEALPDAFAAVLAANERDEFARMAPEPARRFFCGRGFLRHTLSRYVDLPPAAWVIQRTERGRPELSGMTAPSFNVSHTEGLVACAVSAGTVGVDVEKGRRLKNPTALAKRFFHPEEASQVLAADGENAARACFLRLWTLKEAYAKALGGAVVDHLGKLRFPQNPGIDTSGCLAGAPIAPIDAERPADPGWSCWHRCPTEFHHLSVVASGGTGLSCFWVDSAGKATKAPLP, encoded by the coding sequence ATGATCCCGACCGTTTGGGGCCAGGTGAAGGCCTCCGCTCGACAACCGACCCACAACCTCGCCCCGGGCGAGGTGCATCTCTGGCTGATGCCTGAGCCAGAGGCTCTGCCGGACGCGTTCGCAGCCGTGTTGGCTGCGAACGAGCGAGACGAGTTCGCGCGGATGGCCCCCGAGCCCGCTCGCCGCTTCTTCTGCGGGCGGGGGTTCCTGCGCCACACGCTCTCACGCTACGTCGATCTCCCGCCGGCCGCGTGGGTCATTCAGAGGACCGAACGTGGTCGGCCCGAGCTTTCTGGGATGACGGCCCCTTCGTTCAATGTCTCCCACACGGAGGGGCTCGTGGCTTGTGCCGTCAGTGCCGGAACGGTGGGGGTAGACGTCGAGAAGGGACGGCGGCTGAAGAACCCCACGGCCCTGGCGAAGCGGTTCTTTCACCCGGAGGAAGCTTCGCAGGTACTCGCAGCGGATGGAGAAAACGCAGCGCGCGCCTGCTTCCTGAGGCTCTGGACGCTGAAGGAGGCCTACGCCAAGGCCTTGGGCGGCGCAGTGGTCGACCACCTGGGGAAGCTGCGTTTCCCCCAGAACCCGGGTATCGATACGAGCGGATGTCTCGCGGGGGCCCCGATTGCGCCCATCGATGCCGAGCGCCCCGCGGACCCGGGTTGGAGTTGCTGGCACCGATGCCCGACGGAGTTTCACCATCTTTCGGTGGTTGCTTCGGGGGGAACCGGGCTGTCGTGTTTCTGGGTCGACAGCGCCGGGAAGGCCACGAAGGCTCCCCTCCCGTGA
- a CDS encoding WecB/TagA/CpsF family glycosyltransferase — protein sequence MMGSFDFFGLSLQQLDRAAVCRQVAEGMAEGQGGWVLTPNVDLVQQASREPAVSALYGRADVRVPDGAPLLWMARLAGHPFPERVAGSDLVWRLAEEAARGGRRLFLLGGDKGVAAAAGRRLEERYPGLVIAGHFAPRVSIPPTQEEILEVRDTLHASQPDLVFVALGSPKTEYLIDALRAEFPGTWWLGCGISLSFVAGEIVRAPRWMQRIGMEWFHRMLQEPGRLASRYLKRNLPFAIRGLAAALRSRGGPPALS from the coding sequence ATGATGGGAAGTTTCGATTTCTTCGGCCTTTCGCTCCAACAGCTCGATCGCGCAGCGGTGTGTCGCCAGGTCGCGGAAGGCATGGCCGAAGGGCAGGGCGGCTGGGTCCTCACGCCGAACGTCGATCTGGTCCAGCAGGCCAGTCGCGAGCCGGCCGTCTCCGCTCTCTACGGGCGCGCCGACGTGCGAGTGCCCGATGGTGCACCTCTCCTTTGGATGGCAAGACTGGCGGGCCACCCGTTTCCGGAACGGGTCGCGGGGTCGGATCTCGTGTGGCGTCTGGCCGAGGAGGCCGCCCGAGGCGGACGCCGTCTGTTCCTTCTGGGGGGAGACAAGGGCGTCGCGGCCGCTGCGGGAAGACGGCTCGAAGAGCGCTACCCGGGCCTCGTCATTGCCGGACATTTCGCGCCCCGTGTCAGCATTCCACCCACCCAGGAGGAGATTCTGGAGGTCCGGGACACCCTGCACGCGAGCCAGCCCGATCTCGTTTTTGTGGCGTTGGGCTCGCCCAAGACCGAGTACCTGATCGATGCCTTGAGGGCCGAATTCCCCGGTACCTGGTGGCTTGGCTGCGGGATCAGCTTGAGCTTCGTGGCCGGCGAGATCGTTCGAGCTCCGCGCTGGATGCAACGGATCGGAATGGAGTGGTTCCACCGAATGCTCCAGGAGCCCGGTCGGCTCGCGTCCCGCTACCTGAAGCGGAACCTTCCATTCGCCATTCGGGGCCTGGCGGCGGCTCTGCGCAGCCGTGGGGGGCCTCCAGCGCTCTCCTGA
- a CDS encoding transposase: MIEGLLAAFEGTLLSDGYGAYELYAERREKVTHAQCWAHTRRGFAKAEDVEPERARHALDRIREIYAHEEAIRDRGLEGEKKLVVRAERSRPLVDAFFDWLRHELAAAALLPTNPFTKAVRYAMDRRTGLEVFLTDPRCRSTRTTWSEPFA, encoded by the coding sequence GTGATCGAGGGGCTTCTCGCGGCGTTCGAAGGCACGCTGCTCTCCGATGGTTACGGGGCCTACGAACTCTACGCGGAGCGCCGGGAGAAGGTCACGCATGCGCAGTGCTGGGCCCACACACGCCGCGGTTTCGCGAAGGCGGAGGATGTCGAACCAGAGCGCGCCCGCCATGCACTCGATCGGATCCGCGAGATCTACGCCCACGAGGAGGCGATCCGCGACCGGGGGCTCGAGGGCGAGAAGAAGCTCGTGGTTCGCGCCGAACGCAGCCGGCCGCTCGTCGACGCCTTCTTCGACTGGCTCCGTCACGAGCTCGCTGCCGCCGCTCTTCTCCCGACGAATCCGTTCACGAAGGCGGTACGCTATGCGATGGACCGGCGCACCGGACTCGAGGTCTTCCTCACCGACCCGAGGTGCCGATCGACACGAACCACCTGGAGCGAACCCTTCGCGTGA